In Anaeromyxobacter sp., the following proteins share a genomic window:
- a CDS encoding cyclic nucleotide-binding domain-containing protein has translation MTSERSAADIYGRDFPAGAVIFEEGDPGSRLFVIQAGVVRIEKRTGGRALTLARLGPGEFFGEMALLERQPRSATAVVDEAARILELDEGAFEQVVAERSEVALRLLARLSRRLRQANRQIRDFLSADATCRAVALLRALAGPPGEDGFRPIPAELDAARLAERSGAPLDGAALVARLQRARLLRQVGERAWLAPESVVAEYMRYAELAPRFGALAAGELAEVGDLPAGRASRLEAELLHARLLPEGRVGRDASLATDYLAYLELQRRFDPEGSPP, from the coding sequence ATGACCTCAGAGCGCTCGGCCGCCGACATCTACGGGCGCGACTTCCCCGCCGGCGCGGTGATCTTCGAGGAGGGAGATCCCGGCAGCCGCCTCTTCGTCATCCAGGCCGGGGTGGTGCGCATCGAGAAGCGCACCGGTGGCCGGGCCCTCACCCTGGCCCGCCTCGGCCCCGGCGAGTTCTTCGGCGAGATGGCCCTGCTCGAGCGCCAGCCGCGCAGCGCCACCGCGGTGGTGGACGAGGCGGCCCGCATCCTGGAGCTCGACGAGGGGGCCTTCGAGCAGGTGGTGGCGGAGCGCAGCGAGGTGGCGCTGCGCCTGCTGGCGCGCCTGTCGCGCCGGCTGCGCCAGGCCAACCGGCAGATCCGCGACTTCCTCTCGGCCGACGCCACCTGCCGCGCGGTGGCGCTCCTGCGCGCCCTGGCAGGGCCTCCCGGCGAGGACGGCTTCCGGCCCATCCCCGCCGAGCTCGACGCCGCCCGGCTGGCCGAGCGCTCCGGCGCGCCCCTCGACGGCGCCGCCCTGGTGGCGCGGCTGCAGCGGGCCCGGCTCCTGCGCCAGGTCGGCGAGCGCGCCTGGCTGGCACCGGAGTCGGTGGTGGCCGAGTACATGCGGTACGCCGAGCTGGCCCCACGCTTCGGCGCGCTGGCCGCCGGCGAGCTCGCCGAGGTGGGCGACCTGCCCGCCGGCCGGGCCTCCCGCCTGGAGGCCGAGCTGCTGCACGCCAGGCTCCTGCCCGAGGGGCGGGTGGGGCGCGACGCCTCCCTGGCCACCGACTACCTCGCCTACCTCGAGCTCCAGCGCCGCTTCGATCCAGAGGGGTCACCGCCATGA
- a CDS encoding acyltransferase family protein: MAEVGDILLERLRAWTFALAGAGSQGRLEKLTPPRNEYGVDPYGMDVDFAVAAAAPFVWLYRKYFRVELHGLENVPSDGRVLLVSNHSGQIPLDAAMIEVALLVDKDPPRVLRALVEKWVATLPFVSAFYARIGQIVGTPENCRRLLAADEALLVFPEGVRGLNKPFSERYRLRPFGHGFMRLALEAGAPIVPVGVVGAEEQAPALFDLKPLARLLSMPSFPVTPTLLPLPLPTRYHLWFGEPMRFTGSPDDDDAELERKVAEVQAAVQALLERGLAERTSVFL; the protein is encoded by the coding sequence ATGGCCGAGGTCGGCGACATCCTGCTCGAGCGGCTGCGCGCCTGGACCTTCGCGCTGGCCGGGGCCGGCTCCCAGGGGCGGCTCGAGAAGCTGACGCCGCCGCGCAACGAGTACGGCGTCGATCCCTACGGCATGGACGTGGACTTCGCGGTGGCCGCCGCCGCCCCCTTCGTCTGGCTCTACCGCAAGTACTTCCGGGTGGAGCTGCACGGCCTGGAGAACGTGCCGTCCGACGGCCGGGTCCTGCTGGTCTCCAACCACTCCGGGCAGATCCCGCTCGACGCCGCCATGATCGAGGTGGCCCTGCTGGTGGACAAGGACCCGCCGCGGGTGCTGCGGGCGCTGGTGGAGAAGTGGGTGGCCACCCTGCCCTTCGTCTCCGCCTTCTACGCCCGCATCGGCCAGATCGTCGGCACGCCGGAGAACTGCCGGCGGCTCCTGGCCGCCGACGAGGCGCTGCTGGTCTTCCCCGAGGGGGTGCGCGGCCTCAACAAGCCCTTCAGCGAGCGCTACCGGCTGCGCCCCTTCGGCCACGGCTTCATGCGCCTGGCGCTGGAGGCGGGCGCGCCCATCGTGCCGGTGGGCGTGGTGGGCGCCGAGGAGCAGGCCCCGGCGCTCTTCGACTTGAAGCCGCTGGCCCGGCTCCTCTCCATGCCGTCCTTCCCGGTCACCCCCACCCTGCTGCCGCTGCCGCTGCCGACCCGCTACCACCTCTGGTTCGGCGAGCCCATGCGCTTCACCGGCTCGCCCGACGACGACGACGCCGAGCTGGAGCGCAAGGTGGCCGAGGTGCAGGCCGCCGTGCAGGCGCTGCTGGAGCGCGGCCTGGCCGAGCGGACCAGCGTCTTCCTCTAG
- a CDS encoding SDR family oxidoreductase, producing the protein MDQPDPTDAPQTVLVTGISGNLGRALAKQLHVEARVVGVDRRPLRDKPKDVEHHQVDLRKARLEEAFRKRPVDALIHLGIMHDPRMPFSEAHSFNVLGTRKLLDLCVRHGVKKVVVLSSANVYGPLPDNSNFLTEETPLMAADRNSDLRDLIEVDMYAQSFVWRHPEIETVILRPVNIVGPTVRNAPANYLRLPRPVTVMGFDPMVQLIHEEDVARALVLALRPGVRGVYNVTGPGELPLSLILKELGRAPVPVPHFLLRPALKRLFRAGVISFPAGELDHLQYLCVVDGSRAAREMGWTPRYTLRETIRSVLT; encoded by the coding sequence GTGGACCAGCCCGACCCCACCGACGCCCCCCAGACCGTGCTGGTCACCGGCATCTCCGGCAACCTGGGGCGGGCGCTCGCCAAGCAGCTCCACGTGGAGGCGCGGGTGGTGGGGGTGGACCGCCGGCCGCTGCGCGACAAGCCCAAGGACGTGGAGCACCACCAGGTGGACCTGCGCAAGGCCCGGCTGGAGGAGGCCTTCCGCAAGCGCCCGGTGGACGCCCTCATCCACCTCGGCATCATGCACGACCCGCGCATGCCCTTCTCGGAGGCCCACAGCTTCAACGTGCTGGGCACCCGCAAGCTGCTCGACCTGTGCGTGCGCCACGGCGTGAAGAAGGTGGTGGTGCTCTCCAGCGCCAACGTCTACGGGCCGCTGCCGGACAACTCCAACTTCCTCACCGAGGAGACGCCGCTCATGGCGGCCGACCGCAACAGCGACCTGCGCGACCTCATCGAGGTCGACATGTACGCGCAGTCGTTCGTGTGGCGCCACCCGGAGATCGAGACCGTCATCCTCCGGCCGGTCAACATCGTGGGCCCCACCGTGCGGAACGCGCCCGCCAACTACCTGCGCCTGCCGCGCCCGGTCACCGTCATGGGCTTCGACCCCATGGTGCAGCTCATCCACGAGGAGGACGTGGCGCGGGCGCTGGTGCTGGCGCTCAGGCCCGGCGTGCGCGGCGTCTACAACGTGACCGGGCCTGGCGAGCTGCCGCTCTCGCTCATCCTGAAGGAGCTGGGCCGCGCCCCGGTGCCGGTGCCGCACTTCCTGCTGCGGCCGGCCCTGAAGCGGCTCTTTCGCGCCGGGGTCATCTCCTTCCCGGCCGGCGAGCTCGACCACCTGCAGTACCTGTGCGTGGTGGACGGCTCGCGGGCGGCGCGGGAGATGGGCTGGACGCCGCGCTACACGCTCAGGGAGACCATCCGGAGCGTGCTCACCTGA
- a CDS encoding Hsp33 family molecular chaperone HslO, which produces MIDRLVRGLYPSRGLRALFVRTGDTARMARMLHGLSPTAAHLFAEGLAAGALVGALQKDTRGRVNLQVAGDGPLRGLFVDADPEGNVRGYVRAPAIHLPGDPAEAARVALGTSGFLSVIRDHGSGQFYRSAVELGADGLAGALRRWFTASEQVATAVDLCVVPRAPNLPAAEGGSPGAGAEAAPEPLGDVVGVLVQRLPGGSDEAVAEVRERLLAGALRAALTGGGASATGPSAQEVLRAVAFEGFELLADQEIAYRCGCSLARATSAVSALGADGVAEVIAGEGKAEVSCEFCHAHYVLDRPALEDLERRLRQVEPEPEPEPGP; this is translated from the coding sequence ATGATCGACCGGCTCGTCCGCGGCCTCTACCCCTCGCGCGGTCTGCGCGCCCTCTTCGTCCGCACGGGCGACACGGCCCGCATGGCCCGCATGCTGCACGGCCTCTCGCCCACGGCGGCCCACCTCTTCGCCGAGGGGCTGGCGGCCGGGGCGCTGGTGGGCGCGCTGCAGAAGGACACCCGCGGGCGCGTCAACCTGCAGGTGGCCGGCGACGGTCCGCTGCGCGGCCTCTTCGTGGACGCCGACCCGGAGGGCAACGTGCGCGGCTACGTGCGCGCCCCCGCCATCCACCTGCCCGGCGACCCGGCCGAGGCGGCCCGGGTGGCGCTGGGCACCTCCGGCTTCCTCTCGGTGATCCGCGACCACGGCAGCGGCCAGTTCTACCGGAGCGCGGTGGAGCTGGGCGCCGACGGCCTGGCCGGCGCGCTGCGCCGCTGGTTCACCGCCAGCGAGCAGGTGGCCACGGCGGTGGACCTGTGCGTGGTGCCGCGGGCCCCCAACCTGCCCGCCGCCGAGGGGGGCTCGCCCGGGGCCGGCGCCGAGGCGGCGCCCGAGCCGCTGGGCGACGTGGTCGGGGTGCTGGTGCAGCGGCTGCCGGGCGGCAGCGATGAGGCGGTGGCGGAGGTGCGGGAGCGGCTGCTGGCCGGCGCGCTGCGGGCCGCGCTCACCGGCGGCGGCGCCTCGGCGACCGGCCCCTCGGCGCAGGAGGTGCTGCGGGCGGTGGCCTTCGAGGGCTTCGAGCTGCTGGCCGACCAGGAGATCGCCTACCGCTGCGGCTGCAGCCTGGCGCGCGCCACCTCGGCGGTCTCGGCGCTGGGAGCCGACGGCGTGGCCGAGGTGATCGCCGGCGAGGGCAAGGCGGAGGTCTCGTGCGAGTTCTGCCACGCCCACTACGTCCTCGATCGGCCGGCGCTGGAGGACCTGGAGCGGCGGCTGCGCCAGGTCGAGCCGGAGCCGGAGCCAGAGCCGGGGCCCTGA
- a CDS encoding phosphoribosyltransferase produces the protein MGVADGFAMARLKAPARLSRSPKKAVRELGWAAFGEVVRTLAAEIGQRFRPEVVVGIAKGGVFAGGALAAALQAEFLPLRLESRRRDAAPLPAAGPQLPDLSGKRVLVVDDVASTGSTLRKGRALCRASGAREVRTAVLVKRPGGASPDWFALETDQLILFGWDYQLDAGGAASADPGVDPGDVGV, from the coding sequence ATGGGCGTGGCCGACGGCTTCGCCATGGCCCGCCTCAAGGCCCCGGCCCGCCTGTCCCGCTCGCCCAAGAAGGCGGTGCGCGAGCTGGGCTGGGCCGCCTTCGGCGAGGTGGTCCGCACCCTGGCCGCCGAGATCGGCCAGCGCTTCCGCCCCGAGGTGGTGGTGGGCATCGCCAAGGGCGGCGTCTTCGCCGGCGGGGCGCTGGCCGCCGCGCTGCAGGCCGAGTTCCTGCCGCTGCGGCTGGAGAGCCGGCGCCGCGACGCCGCCCCGCTGCCGGCGGCGGGGCCGCAGCTCCCCGACCTCTCCGGCAAGCGGGTGCTGGTGGTGGACGACGTGGCCTCCACCGGCTCCACGCTGCGCAAGGGGCGCGCCCTCTGCCGGGCCTCCGGCGCCCGCGAGGTGCGCACCGCCGTGCTGGTGAAGCGCCCCGGCGGCGCCTCGCCCGACTGGTTCGCGCTGGAGACCGACCAGCTCATCCTCTTCGGCTGGGACTACCAGCTCGACGCGGGCGGCGCCGCCAGCGCCGACCCGGGCGTGGACCCGGGCGACGTGGGCGTCTAG
- the selB gene encoding selenocysteine-specific translation elongation factor — protein sequence MSRVVIGTAGHVDHGKTALVKALTGVDTDRLPEEQRRGITIELGFAHLTLPDGTQAGVVDVPGHERFVRAMAAGAGGLDLVVLVVAADEGVMPQTREHLDICRLLGVPRGLVAVTKSDLLPGLGAEWLPLLEEELRVATRGTFLEGCPVVPCSARTGAGLPALLAALQALAAEAPPRPADGPLLLPVDRAFSLKGFGTVVTGTLLSGTVAEGELVALLPAPQGAAPLRVRAVQVHGRGVPRALAGQRTAVNLPGLEPGAVHRGQALTHAGVVPTSSLLDVEVSLLAAAPRALKHRTRLLLHVGTAQVQATVALLDRAELAPGATAPAQLRLAAPVVALPGQRFILRGFAKLDGRGATLAGGRVLSVAAPRRRRGRPEPLAQLAALAGPDREARVAAVLAMAGPAGLPLEALVGRTALSHKAAEEALQRLSARGEALLVDREHRTWVSGAVAEELAGRLTAAVAAHHRKEPLSAGMGREALRGALPPVADPRLFTRLVGRLVEQGALLAEGDLVRQPAHRAAAAGGAGGLAKAKVAAALAAGGLTPPWLTELPGLTGVSPADTTAVLKLLLAEGAVVRVSAELWFDAAAVAALQARLVALLREQKTVSTAEFKALVGATRKHVIPLAEYFDRERVTLRVGEARQLRGGGG from the coding sequence GTGTCGCGGGTCGTCATCGGCACCGCCGGCCACGTCGATCACGGCAAGACCGCCCTGGTCAAGGCGCTCACCGGGGTCGACACCGACCGGCTCCCCGAGGAGCAGCGGCGCGGCATCACCATCGAGCTCGGCTTCGCCCACCTGACGCTGCCGGACGGCACCCAGGCCGGGGTGGTGGACGTGCCCGGCCACGAGCGCTTCGTGCGCGCCATGGCGGCCGGCGCCGGCGGCCTCGATCTGGTGGTGCTGGTGGTGGCGGCCGACGAGGGCGTCATGCCCCAGACCCGCGAGCACCTCGACATCTGCCGGCTGCTGGGGGTGCCGCGCGGGCTGGTGGCGGTCACCAAGAGCGACCTCTTGCCGGGGCTGGGCGCCGAGTGGCTACCGCTGCTCGAGGAGGAGCTGCGCGTCGCCACCCGCGGCACCTTCCTGGAGGGTTGCCCGGTGGTGCCCTGCTCGGCCCGCACCGGCGCCGGGCTGCCGGCGCTGCTGGCGGCGCTGCAGGCGCTGGCCGCCGAGGCGCCGCCCAGGCCCGCCGACGGGCCGCTGCTCCTGCCGGTGGACCGGGCCTTCTCGCTCAAGGGCTTCGGCACGGTGGTGACCGGCACCTTGCTCTCCGGCACGGTGGCCGAGGGCGAGCTGGTGGCGCTGCTGCCGGCGCCGCAGGGGGCCGCGCCGCTCCGGGTCCGCGCCGTGCAGGTGCACGGCCGCGGCGTGCCGCGCGCCCTGGCCGGGCAGCGCACCGCGGTGAACCTGCCCGGCCTGGAGCCGGGCGCGGTGCACCGCGGCCAGGCGCTCACCCACGCCGGGGTGGTGCCCACCTCCTCGCTCCTGGACGTCGAGGTGTCGCTGCTGGCCGCCGCGCCCAGGGCCCTGAAGCACCGCACCCGCCTGCTCCTGCACGTGGGCACCGCCCAGGTGCAGGCCACGGTGGCCCTGCTGGACCGGGCCGAGCTGGCCCCGGGCGCCACCGCCCCGGCCCAGCTGCGCCTGGCCGCCCCGGTGGTGGCGCTGCCCGGGCAGCGCTTCATCCTGCGCGGCTTCGCCAAGCTGGACGGGCGCGGCGCCACGCTGGCGGGCGGGCGGGTCCTCTCGGTGGCCGCCCCGCGCCGCCGCCGCGGCCGGCCCGAGCCGCTGGCCCAGCTGGCCGCGCTGGCCGGGCCGGACCGCGAGGCCCGGGTGGCGGCCGTGCTGGCCATGGCCGGGCCGGCCGGGCTGCCGCTGGAGGCGCTGGTCGGGCGCACCGCCCTCTCCCACAAGGCCGCCGAGGAGGCGCTGCAGCGGCTCTCGGCCCGCGGCGAGGCGCTGCTGGTGGACCGCGAGCACCGCACCTGGGTCTCCGGCGCGGTGGCCGAGGAGCTGGCCGGGCGGCTCACCGCCGCGGTGGCGGCGCACCACCGCAAGGAGCCGCTCTCGGCCGGGATGGGGCGCGAGGCGCTGCGCGGGGCGCTGCCGCCGGTGGCCGACCCGCGGCTCTTCACCCGGCTGGTGGGCCGGCTGGTGGAGCAGGGGGCGCTGCTGGCGGAGGGGGACCTGGTGCGCCAGCCGGCCCACCGCGCCGCGGCGGCCGGCGGCGCCGGCGGCCTCGCCAAGGCCAAGGTGGCGGCGGCGCTGGCGGCCGGCGGCTTGACCCCGCCCTGGCTCACCGAGCTGCCGGGCCTCACCGGGGTGTCGCCCGCCGACACCACCGCGGTGCTCAAGCTCCTGCTGGCCGAGGGGGCGGTGGTGCGGGTCTCGGCCGAGCTCTGGTTCGACGCCGCGGCGGTGGCGGCGCTGCAGGCGCGGCTGGTGGCGCTGCTGCGTGAGCAGAAGACCGTCAGCACCGCCGAGTTCAAGGCCCTGGTGGGCGCCACCCGCAAGCACGTCATCCCGCTGGCCGAGTACTTCGACCGCGAGCGCGTCACCCTGCGGGTGGGCGAGGCGCGCCAGCTGCGCGGAGGTGGCGGGTGA
- a CDS encoding sigma-54-dependent Fis family transcriptional regulator: MDDQPELRTSTAAVLRRAGHLVEEAVDGVAAVERLQGESFDVVLTDLRMPDVDGMEVLRTARQLAPETEVIVMTAYGTIQSAVEAIRRGASDFLAKPFKDDELLLRVAKAVEKRRLVGEVSLFAGEFRRRHGFDHIVGRSAAMRDVLDRIRRVAATDATVLLTGESGTGKEVVARALHVTSRRGDKPFVPVNCAAITETLLESELFGHARGAFTGATRARRGLFEEASGGTLFIDEIGETSPGFQAKLLRALQDGEIRRVGESVSLQVDVRVIAATNQDLRRAIAERRFREDLFYRLNVVPVRIPPLRERRDDVPLLATHFLARFNARAGTSRTLSREALLKLADHPWPGNVRELENMIEQTAALSPQDEIRAEDVSLEEGGPLPPPGEAQEGEGRTLAAAVEEAERRAIEASLARQEGDLGRVARDLGVSATTLWRKMKRLGISSRGAGPA; encoded by the coding sequence GTGGACGACCAGCCCGAGCTCAGGACCAGCACCGCCGCGGTGCTGCGGCGGGCCGGGCACCTGGTGGAGGAGGCGGTGGACGGGGTGGCCGCGGTGGAGCGGCTGCAGGGCGAGAGCTTCGACGTGGTGCTGACCGACCTGCGCATGCCCGACGTGGACGGCATGGAGGTGCTGCGCACCGCGCGCCAGCTGGCCCCCGAGACCGAGGTCATCGTCATGACCGCCTACGGGACCATCCAGTCGGCGGTGGAGGCCATCCGGCGCGGCGCCTCCGACTTCCTGGCCAAGCCCTTCAAGGACGACGAGCTCCTGCTGCGGGTGGCCAAGGCGGTGGAGAAGCGCCGCCTGGTGGGCGAGGTCAGCCTCTTCGCCGGCGAGTTCCGCCGCCGCCACGGCTTCGACCACATCGTGGGGCGCTCGGCCGCCATGCGCGACGTGCTCGACCGCATCCGGCGGGTGGCCGCCACCGACGCCACCGTGCTCCTCACCGGCGAGTCGGGCACCGGCAAGGAGGTGGTGGCGCGCGCCCTGCACGTCACCAGCCGGCGCGGTGACAAGCCCTTCGTGCCGGTCAACTGCGCCGCCATCACCGAGACGCTGCTGGAGTCGGAGCTCTTCGGCCACGCCCGCGGCGCCTTCACCGGCGCCACCCGGGCGCGCCGCGGGCTCTTCGAGGAGGCCAGCGGCGGCACCCTCTTCATCGACGAGATCGGCGAGACCAGCCCCGGCTTCCAGGCCAAGCTCCTGCGCGCCCTGCAGGACGGCGAGATCCGCCGGGTGGGCGAGTCGGTCTCGCTGCAGGTGGACGTGCGGGTCATCGCCGCCACCAACCAGGACCTGCGCCGCGCCATCGCGGAGCGGCGCTTCCGCGAGGACCTCTTCTACCGGCTCAACGTGGTGCCGGTGCGCATCCCGCCGCTGCGCGAGCGCCGCGACGACGTGCCGCTCCTGGCCACCCACTTCCTGGCCCGCTTCAACGCCCGGGCCGGCACCTCCCGGACCCTCTCCCGCGAGGCCCTGCTCAAGCTGGCCGACCACCCCTGGCCGGGCAACGTGCGCGAGCTGGAGAACATGATCGAGCAGACCGCCGCCCTCTCGCCGCAGGACGAGATCCGGGCCGAGGACGTCTCCCTGGAGGAGGGCGGCCCGCTGCCGCCGCCGGGGGAGGCGCAGGAGGGGGAGGGCCGCACGCTGGCGGCCGCGGTGGAGGAGGCGGAGCGGCGCGCCATCGAGGCCTCGCTGGCGCGGCAGGAGGGCGACCTGGGGCGCGTGGCGCGCGACCTGGGCGTCTCGGCCACCACGCTGTGGCGCAAGATGAAGCGGCTCGGCATCTCGTCGCGCGGGGCCGGCCCGGCCTGA
- a CDS encoding NADH-quinone oxidoreductase subunit N: protein MNGLPVRDLAAMAPVAVLTLGALALLMSEVFLTASGRRGYQAVGTMITAAVATVFAVVGPPAGSVFGGQATVDAFSVFVTVVVNMGVGLSALVSAGWLRARDAERGEYYALTLFAAAGMVLLGMASDLLVAFVAIEIMSLSTYALTAFQRRGRRPSEAAFKYMILGAISSALLLYGSSLIYGATGTTLFSGMHGGRGAGSLLLVAGLGLVASGIAFKVAAVPFHAWTPDVYEGAPTPVTAFMAAGVKTAAFALLARIFLSSQTGAQVADLSFEKILTVLAILTMVFGNLLALPQRSVKRMLAYSSVAHAGYLLVGVVSAKVEGARSIALAGVLFYLAAYTATAIGAFAVVGAIESRDSGEEPKGAWDLSRFSGLARRNPLLAFVMTVFLLSLAGVPPTAGFVGKLYIFKAAVGAELYGLAITGVLTSILGAFYYLRVIVHMYMKPGEGEEPVVAAPTMALALGCAVAVVAILGVFGDPLVRLAQAASAVVM, encoded by the coding sequence ATGAACGGCTTGCCCGTCCGCGACCTGGCCGCCATGGCCCCGGTCGCCGTCCTCACGCTCGGCGCCCTGGCGCTGCTCATGTCGGAGGTCTTCCTGACCGCCTCCGGCCGGCGCGGCTACCAGGCGGTGGGCACCATGATCACCGCCGCGGTGGCCACCGTCTTCGCCGTGGTGGGGCCGCCGGCCGGCAGCGTCTTCGGCGGCCAGGCCACGGTGGACGCCTTCAGCGTCTTCGTCACCGTGGTGGTCAACATGGGCGTGGGCCTGTCGGCGCTGGTGTCGGCCGGGTGGCTGCGCGCCCGCGACGCCGAGCGCGGCGAGTACTACGCCCTGACGCTCTTCGCCGCGGCCGGCATGGTGCTGCTGGGGATGGCCTCCGACCTGCTGGTGGCCTTCGTGGCCATCGAGATCATGAGCCTCTCCACCTACGCCCTGACCGCCTTCCAGCGGCGCGGCCGCCGCCCCTCCGAGGCGGCCTTCAAGTACATGATCCTGGGCGCCATCTCCTCGGCGCTGCTGCTCTACGGCTCCTCGCTGATCTACGGCGCCACCGGCACCACCCTCTTCTCCGGCATGCACGGCGGGCGCGGCGCCGGCTCCCTGCTGCTGGTGGCCGGGCTGGGCCTGGTGGCCTCCGGCATCGCCTTCAAGGTGGCGGCCGTCCCCTTCCACGCCTGGACCCCGGACGTCTACGAGGGCGCCCCCACCCCGGTGACCGCCTTCATGGCGGCCGGCGTGAAGACCGCCGCCTTCGCCCTGCTGGCGCGCATCTTCCTCTCGTCGCAGACCGGCGCCCAGGTGGCCGACCTCTCCTTCGAGAAGATCCTGACGGTGCTGGCCATCCTCACCATGGTCTTCGGCAACCTGCTGGCCCTGCCGCAGCGCAGCGTCAAGCGGATGCTGGCCTACTCGTCGGTGGCCCACGCCGGCTACCTGCTGGTGGGCGTGGTCTCGGCCAAGGTGGAGGGGGCCCGCTCCATCGCGCTGGCCGGGGTGCTCTTCTACCTGGCCGCCTACACCGCCACCGCCATCGGCGCCTTCGCCGTGGTGGGCGCCATCGAGTCCCGCGACAGCGGCGAGGAGCCGAAGGGCGCCTGGGACCTGTCGCGCTTCTCCGGCCTGGCCCGGCGCAACCCGCTGCTGGCCTTCGTCATGACGGTCTTCCTGCTCAGCCTGGCGGGCGTGCCGCCCACCGCCGGCTTCGTCGGGAAGCTGTACATCTTCAAGGCCGCCGTGGGCGCCGAGCTCTACGGGCTGGCCATCACCGGCGTGCTCACCAGCATCCTGGGCGCCTTCTACTACCTGCGCGTCATCGTCCACATGTACATGAAGCCGGGCGAGGGCGAGGAGCCGGTGGTGGCCGCGCCCACCATGGCGCTGGCGCTGGGCTGCGCCGTGGCGGTGGTGGCCATCCTGGGCGTCTTCGGCGACCCGCTGGTGCGGCTGGCGCAGGCGGCCAGCGCGGTGGTGATGTAG
- a CDS encoding NADH-quinone oxidoreductase subunit M, with translation MNLLTVVTFVPLTGALLLALIPRSEAGQHRVATLAVALVTFFLSLGLWFGFDASAGAPEFQFEVKQPWMSSIGIGYHVGLDGVALLMVMLTTALMPIVILSTWKAVEERVKEFMIALLVLETAMIGTFAALDLVLFYVFWELILIPMYLLIGVWGSQNRLYATVKFFVYTFAASVLMLLAILFIYFHDGNTFDYVEARSALSVTPDQARWLFLAFALAFAVKVPMFPLHTWLPDAHTEAPTAGSVILAGVLLKMGTFGFFRYALPLFPEAALTYRPQLAVLATIGILYGALMSLVQTDMKRLVAYSSVSHLGFVMLGLAALSAESLTGSVYQMLNHGVSTGALFLLVGMLYERRHTRAIAEYGGLAKQVPWLATAFVVVTLSSIGLPGTNGFVGEFLILSGTFLSRLAGGAMFATLASIGVILGAVYMLVLVEKVFFGKIENPANRHLPDLSVREGFVLAPLIVAIVVMGLAPGPFLAPAKPAVDRLVVRFQQAEARLGAPPSVGTADTAVATRPSLPPGRGF, from the coding sequence GTGAACCTGCTCACCGTCGTCACCTTCGTGCCGCTCACCGGGGCGCTCCTGCTGGCGCTCATCCCGCGCAGCGAGGCCGGCCAGCACCGCGTCGCCACCCTGGCGGTGGCGCTGGTCACCTTCTTCCTGTCGCTGGGGCTCTGGTTCGGCTTCGACGCCTCGGCCGGCGCGCCCGAGTTCCAGTTCGAGGTCAAGCAGCCCTGGATGTCGTCGATCGGCATCGGCTACCACGTGGGGCTCGACGGGGTGGCGCTGCTGATGGTCATGCTGACCACGGCGCTGATGCCCATCGTCATCCTCTCCACCTGGAAGGCGGTGGAGGAGCGGGTCAAGGAGTTCATGATCGCGCTGCTGGTCCTCGAGACCGCCATGATCGGGACCTTCGCCGCGCTCGACCTGGTGCTCTTCTACGTCTTCTGGGAGCTGATCCTCATCCCCATGTACCTGCTCATCGGCGTGTGGGGCTCGCAGAACAGGCTCTACGCCACGGTGAAGTTCTTCGTCTACACCTTCGCCGCCAGCGTGCTCATGCTGCTGGCCATCCTCTTCATCTACTTCCACGACGGGAACACCTTCGACTACGTGGAGGCCCGCAGCGCCCTCTCGGTGACCCCCGACCAGGCCCGCTGGCTCTTCCTGGCCTTCGCCCTGGCCTTCGCGGTCAAGGTGCCGATGTTCCCGCTGCACACCTGGCTGCCCGACGCCCACACCGAGGCGCCCACCGCCGGCTCGGTCATCCTGGCCGGCGTGCTCCTCAAGATGGGCACCTTCGGCTTCTTCCGCTACGCCCTGCCGCTCTTCCCGGAGGCGGCCCTGACCTACCGCCCGCAGCTGGCGGTGCTGGCCACCATCGGCATCCTCTACGGCGCGCTGATGAGCCTGGTGCAGACCGACATGAAGCGGCTGGTGGCCTACTCCTCGGTGTCGCACCTGGGCTTCGTCATGCTGGGCCTGGCGGCCCTCTCGGCCGAGAGCCTGACCGGCTCGGTCTACCAGATGCTCAACCACGGCGTGTCCACCGGGGCGCTCTTCCTCCTGGTGGGCATGCTCTACGAGCGGCGCCACACCCGGGCCATCGCCGAGTACGGCGGGCTGGCCAAGCAGGTGCCCTGGCTGGCCACCGCCTTCGTGGTGGTGACGCTCTCCTCCATCGGCCTGCCCGGCACCAACGGCTTCGTGGGCGAGTTCCTCATCCTCTCCGGCACCTTCCTGTCGCGCCTGGCCGGCGGCGCCATGTTCGCCACCCTGGCCTCCATCGGCGTCATCCTGGGCGCGGTCTACATGCTGGTGCTGGTGGAGAAGGTCTTCTTCGGGAAGATCGAGAACCCGGCCAACCGGCACCTGCCGGACCTGTCGGTGCGGGAGGGCTTCGTGCTGGCCCCCCTGATCGTGGCCATCGTGGTGATGGGCCTGGCGCCCGGCCCGTTCCTGGCGCCGGCCAAGCCGGCGGTGGATCGCCTGGTGGTGCGCTTCCAGCAGGCCGAGGCCCGCCTGGGCGCGCCGCCGTCGGTGGGCACCGCCGACACGGCGGTCGCCACCCGGCCCAGCCTGCCGCCCGGGAGGGGCTTCTGA